The window ggaaaagccAGTTTTCCTTCGCGATTATCAGCGAGAGAAACTCTTGAGAGGCGACGTTGGTGGCTcagatgacgaagaggaggcgCCAAAGACATACCAGCAAGAGCAGGACGCAATTAAAAAGTCCCTTCTGTCCGAGatcgacgccgccaaggctgaagactcagatgaggatgacgaagatgaggatggctTCATTAAGCGGAAAGCGCCAGCACAAACAGATTCAAATGGTCTTCACCCCTCTAGGGCAAAGGCCGTGAAGCTCTCTGAAGTCGATGTCAACAATGCAGACAGAGATCCAGAAACCTTCCTATCAAACTTCATGGCCGCTCGAGCTTGGGTGGCTGATGAAGGTTCAAGATGGGAGGCTTTTGAGTctgacgatggagaagaggaCAACCGGGCGGAAGAGTTCGAGCAGGCCTACAATCTGCGATTCGAGGATCCAGAAAAGAGCAATGAGGTTCTAAAATCATATGCCAGAGACTTTGCGGCTGCGCGATCCGTCAGACGAGAGGAAAAGACTGGCAGAAAGCGCCAGAGAGAGCTTGagcgcgagaagaaggaggcagaGAAGGAGCAGCTCCGTGAAGACAAGGCCCGGCTACGAAAACTGAAGCTGGAGGAAACCGAGGGCAAGCTTCGCAAGATTAAGCAGGCGGCCGGAGCGTTTGGCAAGGAGCTGACGGATGAGCAGTGGATGAAGTTCCTGGATGACGCTTGGGAGAACGATAAGTGGGAGggtgagatgaagaagtggTTCGACGAGGGTTACTACGCCATCAACGAAGCGAACGTCGCttcagatgacgatgagatggacgttgatgaggaagatggcagcaagagcaagaagaagaagcccaagaagcccaagtGGGACGACGACATCGACATCAACGACATTATCCCCGATTTCGAGGCCGGCGACGAAAAGCCAAAGATTTCTCTATCAGACGACGAGGCccaagatggcgatgatgacgacgaagacgaaccatccgccaagaagctcaagtcaTCAGATCACAAAAAGGCCCGCCAAGAAACTCAGAAGAAGGCTCGCCAAGAACGCACAAAGCTCGAGGCTCTCGTCGACTCCAAGATGCACCTCACAGACCACGACGTGCTCAAGGGCGAAGGCTCCGGCGGCTTCCGGTACCGCGAGACCTCGCCACAGGCCTTTGGCCTGACGGCGCGCGACATTTTGCTCGCACCGTCGGACAAGGTGCTCAACGAGTTCGCCgggctgaagaagctcgccaCGTTTCGTgacgtggagaagaagcgcaaggatAGGAAGCACCTGGGCAAGAAGGCCCGGTTGCGCCAGTGGAGAAGAGACGTGTTTGGCGGCGAGTTTGAGCACACGGGCCCGACGTATGGGTTTGAGCGGGTAGTTGCTAaggaggatggcgaggaggaggatctgaaggagaagagaaggcgggagaagaagagcaagtcAAAAGCGGCGGAGGGCGAGGGAGCGAGCAACATTattggtgatgttgatgggacgaggaagaagaggaagcggtcaaaggggaagaaggccgccaagggggagagcgagagctgATGAgcctcctttttttctttttttcttgattattattttttaacgCCTATGGGTGTGTTTGCGGCATGTGTACATTTGtgcagaaaaagaaagacattATACTATGGcttagttttataatagtgTCATATATAGATGGGATTTAGATTTCTACTTGTTGTTTATGATACCATGCATACCCTTTGAATATGAATCTCGTCTAGGTATGCTTCATCTTTCGAGCTACCATCCATCACATTTACATCAAACAAACATACACGCACGACTCCAAAAgttaaaaattaaaaaaaaaagaataatcATATCCTGTAAGAATAAACGTTAGGCATTTACATTGAATACACTTTCAGGCGAAAAGACACGCCCCAACTCCTTTCGCCCTCCCCCCAAACATCTCCCTCcctcactctctctctctccatcatcaaaaGTCTCTCTCCCCCACAACATCTCCTCTCCCAAAAATGGTTCCCCCAAACGGTTTTTGATTTCTCCTCAAACTCCGCCGCTTAGCAGGCAAAGGGAATTTCCAGTAGGAacattaaaaaaaaaaaaaacgaccCCATCGATCTTTCATCTATCGGTAaatcaagaaggaaaaaaagtaataagCTCAAACAAAACACGTACACTCTTCCCTGAATCAATTCGGCTAGGAAaggaaataataaaaacacAAAAAGTTCATGGGCGAAAGAGGAATATCCAtcccagaaaaaaagaaatgcaaaGTGCAGAATGCAAAGTCAACGCAGCATATCATCAATGGTATGTATCAACCAACAGGTTCCAAggcttttttcttgctctaaGGTGCTGATGCTTAGCTTGAGGGGATGAAAACCGTCATGTCTGTCGCAAATTTTATACCAAGGGAAGAGTAAAAAGCAGTCATGAACCGAATTCAAATGTGACaagtcttcttcatcccagGGAATTATGCGTTATTAACGGAAAAGGGAGGTAAGAAGGGGGTAATGGCGAATAAGAGAAATAGACGAATAGATGGGACAAAGCACAAAGCCATAGCCCTCGTCTGTTCAAAATGCAAATGTGTGCGCCTCGAAGGCTTCGTAGTCGTAACAAGGTCAACTGCGCTCCTATGTAACAAAGTTCGTTTCGAAAATATCCAACGCTAGAAGGAATTTAGGTGTTTATGATGCGagttggagagagaagaaaggaggTCGTGGCGTCAGTCAATCTCCTAAATTCGGCTGTGGCTGGCGCTGGTCCGActtctctcatcctcttcctccattACGTCGCTCAGTCGAGTagggtgatgatgccgaggCACCGCTTCCCATCCAGCATTCCCATAGCCCTGGCCGGAATAATCCTGAGGGTTCGAATAGGCACCGGTCCATTGGCTTTGCGGGGCGGATGTTGACGAGGGCATGTTGGCGCCGCTCGGGTTTGTCGTGGCCGGGGTGTCGTAGTCTTCTGGATCCAAATCAGAACCTGTGTACGTTGAGGGCGGCGCAGCGAAGGGAATTCTAAGTCCGTCCCCGTCTAGGATGAAGTTTCCCTGCGCATCGATAAGGTACTCACCTTCGCTGTAACCGCCCTCGGAGCCAGCGCCTGCACGACGGCTCGGTTCTTCCTGGTGGCCAGATCGGTATTGTCCTTGTCCGGAGCTGCTACTTCCTGCGGTGGTCTGTCCTTGGCCCTGGGCAGGCTGCTCAATGGAATAAGTCGGTCGTTGATAATCAGACTGGTAGCTTCCTTGCTCCCTGGTGCTGCTGTGTCGACTGGGGCCACCGCCCTGGGTCATTGGCACTACCTGAACTCCGCCCACGACCGTGGGATGCCCTGACTGGAGGGAAAGAGTCCTATCACGCTCCTCTTGTTCACGACGCCCGAGTTCCTCCCAAGCTCggcgggcttcttcctttgagATGGCAAGCTCCTTTCTCATCTCCACCAGCTGCTTCTGAGTCTTGGACACTCCGCGCTCGTGCTCGACAGCATCGCGAATTGCTTGCTCACGgtctctcctctccttttcGAGAGCTGCCTCTAGCATGGCATTCACTTCGTGGGCGCGTTCCAATTCGGATCTAGTTTCAAAGAACCACCTTTGGAATTTTCTCTCGGAGCTGGCTCGCAGGCGTTGAAGCTCTACCACGGC of the Trichoderma breve strain T069 chromosome 4, whole genome shotgun sequence genome contains:
- a CDS encoding KRI1-like family domain-containing protein, producing MAGPHAAATKDKPSNPNKRKLLDDSDSDSDDGAAIGSSSFKVNEEYARRFEHNKKREEKQRLEEKIKREEENDDSSSTDETEDEDGFLATEDLDAQISATLQAIRNKDPRVYDKDITFYQPEDENAEATTKEKKEKPVFLRDYQREKLLRGDVGGSDDEEEAPKTYQQEQDAIKKSLLSEIDAAKAEDSDEDDEDEDGFIKRKAPAQTDSNGLHPSRAKAVKLSEVDVNNADRDPETFLSNFMAARAWVADEGSRWEAFESDDGEEDNRAEEFEQAYNLRFEDPEKSNEVLKSYARDFAAARSVRREEKTGRKRQRELEREKKEAEKEQLREDKARLRKLKLEETEGKLRKIKQAAGAFGKELTDEQWMKFLDDAWENDKWEDDDEMDVDEEDGSKSKKKKPKKPKWDDDIDINDIIPDFEAGDEKPKISLSDDEAQDGDDDDEDEPSAKKLKSSDHKKARQETQKKARQERTKLEALVDSKMHLTDHDVLKGEGSGGFRYRETSPQAFGLTARDILLAPSDKVLNEFAGLKKLATFRDVEKKRKDRKHLGKKARLRQWRRDVFGGEFEHTGPTYGFERVVAKEDGEEEDLKEKRRREKKSKSKAAEGEGASNIIGDVDGTRKKRKRSKGKKAAKGESES